The Candidatus Omnitrophota bacterium genome contains the following window.
CCTTTCTATCTACCCATTCCCTATTGGGGAGCTTATAATATTCCTTCTTATGATTAGGGCAATAACCTATTAGGGTTAATTCCTTGCGCAGGGTATGAATGAGCTGCAGGGGTGTAGGTATTTGGCATTCAGGGCAATTATCAGGCTTTATATTCGATTCCATTTTTCGTCAAGAGTAAATCCATCTTGGTTTCAATCTGCGTAACTTTTGTTTTTATCTCGGGAATACAATTTAGTTTTTCGTTGGCGGCCTTATGAATTTCATTACAGACTTCGGATTTCTTATACCGTTCATCGGTATCTTTAAAAGTAGGCCGTTTAGCTAACTCTACCTTTACCGCAATAAGGCTGGTTATAATAAAAACCAGTCCGCCGGTAGGTATAAATATTTCCATATTACTCATCATGCCTCTCCTTTTTAATTAAGCTATTTTTTCTTGGATATATTTAGGAATATACCGATCATACTGTTTTCTGAATATTTCTGGCGAATATTGGATATAAAGCAAAGTTGTTTTAATATCTTTATGCCCTAATTGACGTTGGACTGTAATTAAATCACAGCCATTAATTAATAAATTGGTAGCCAGGCTATGCCTGAAGACATGCACACTTACCTTTTTCCTTATCATTACTTTGGCAACCAATTCCCTGAACAGCCTCCTCAATAACTTAGCCGAAACCTGTCCTCCCTGGCCATCCCCAAACAGGTAATCTTCGGGCTCTTTATCATATCTCGCAATAAATGCGCTAACTAACTCAGCGCATTCAGCTGAGATACAAATTACCCTATCCCGGGAATTCTTACCATTTATCACAGTTAGGGTCAATTTGGCGATATCAATATCCTTCGTTCTTAATTGCCTAAGTTCCTTCATCCGGATCCCCGTAAAGGACAAAAGAGTAATTATGGCCCTATCTTTAATATTCTGGCATGCGTTAATCATCCGCATAATCTCTAGCTCTGTAAGTATATCCTTAATAACCCGCTCAGGCTTACGGGGATATTTAAGTTCTAAATTCATTCCCCAGAATTTCATATACCACCAAAGCAGCCTGGTTGTATTACGAATATGGCTATAAGAATATTCCAGGTTTCTAAAAGCTGCTAAATAGCCCAAAACTACATCTTTTGAGGGTACGAGTTTACCAGTACTTTTGATAAATTTTTTTATGCATTTTATATATCCTTCAACCGTAACCTTGCCCAATCCCTGTTCTACAGAAAGGTATATCTTGAATTTATTGATTACCGAATTAAATACCTCATCACTATTTTTTCTCTGTAGAAACTTATAATAGATTCTTTTAAAATAATGGATCATTTTAATTACATTGCCCGCAAGCACATACCTTTGAATCCGTCCCTATACAAAGTTGTGTGCCTGCGCCGGTCCCTGAGGTAATAGCGGTTAATTTAACGTTACCATTGACTTCGAGTTTAGTGGCA
Protein-coding sequences here:
- a CDS encoding tyrosine-type recombinase/integrase, giving the protein MIHYFKRIYYKFLQRKNSDEVFNSVINKFKIYLSVEQGLGKVTVEGYIKCIKKFIKSTGKLVPSKDVVLGYLAAFRNLEYSYSHIRNTTRLLWWYMKFWGMNLELKYPRKPERVIKDILTELEIMRMINACQNIKDRAIITLLSFTGIRMKELRQLRTKDIDIAKLTLTVINGKNSRDRVICISAECAELVSAFIARYDKEPEDYLFGDGQGGQVSAKLLRRLFRELVAKVMIRKKVSVHVFRHSLATNLLINGCDLITVQRQLGHKDIKTTLLYIQYSPEIFRKQYDRYIPKYIQEKIA